CCGTCGTAGTAGAACACCTCGCGCGTGATCTTGTCGTTCTCGACGGTGTACACGCCGACCTCCTCGAGGGTGACCCGCTTGCCGGTCTCCTTGCGAGTGATTTCGAAGGTGTAGTGGACCGCGAACTGGTTGCGGCCGTTGTAGTACGGGCCGCGCACGCGCTCGGAGTGGATCTCGTTGTTGCCTTGCCAGAGCTCTGACTTGTGGATCACGGGGCCCTGGCCGGCCGTCTCCTGGCCGTCGCCTTCGACGGACACGATGCCGGGGGCGTACATCGCGCGCATGACGTCGAAGTTCTTGCCCTGATTGCACAGGTCTACGAATTTCGTGGCGACGGACTGCAGGCTCATCGGGGGAACCTCCTTTTGTGTCGATGCGCTGTGCACAAGAGCATGCGCCGTGCCTCCGTTTCAGGCTCGATGGAGTAGGTTGCTTAAAGCAACCACAGCGCGTAGCGTCCGCGCATGGCCGACACGAAGAAGCCGGGGCGCGTACGCAGCGAGGCGCGGGGCCGGATCCTGCGCATCACGATCGACAACGCGGAGCGCCGCAACGCGTTCACGCCGGAGATGATGCGCGAGCTCTCCGACGCGCTGACCGAGCTCGAGCGCAACGACGCGCTCTGGGTCGGCGTGCTGTGCGCCGAGGGCGATCACTTCACGGCC
This region of Myxococcota bacterium genomic DNA includes:
- a CDS encoding nuclear transport factor 2 family protein, with protein sequence MSLQSVATKFVDLCNQGKNFDVMRAMYAPGIVSVEGDGQETAGQGPVIHKSELWQGNNEIHSERVRGPYYNGRNQFAVHYTFEITRKETGKRVTLEEVGVYTVENDKITREVFYYDGDH